A single genomic interval of Deltaproteobacteria bacterium harbors:
- a CDS encoding amidohydrolase gives MRMAATQVSKSAEVRKHLTHPVIDSDGHTVEFEPGVMDYLRKVGGAGIVERYKNERTKGMMSGLGGMLNWHRLSPDQRRDQRVTVPPWWALPAKNTLDRVTAMLPRLMYERLDDIGLDVTIVYPTFGLLAPHLDDEEIRRAACRAFNSYHADVFREYSDRIIPVAVIPMHTPQEAIEELDYAVTTLGMKAVMLAGHVLRPVPHVARTAPEVAKYAYWLDTFCLESEYDYDPVWAKCVELNVAPTFHSAGMGWGHRTSISTYMYNHIGHFAEAGEALCKALFFSGVTKRFPTLKVAFLEGGVSTGARLYADLIARWKKRNPEAIENYNPANLNMEMVVDLCRRYGGRVTEGKLEQLSTASGTTINTKAAPGNTNDFARSGVSKEEDIRDLFVPHFYFGCEADDPMNAIAFNTKVNPFGQKIKAVFSSDIGHWDVPDMTEVTEEAYELVEHGVITEDDFRDFVFTNPTTLWTGMNPNFFKGTVVEQSVSRLVTNGGH, from the coding sequence ATGCGTATGGCAGCTACACAAGTGTCGAAATCTGCGGAGGTTCGTAAACATCTCACGCACCCGGTAATCGATTCTGACGGTCACACGGTCGAGTTTGAGCCGGGAGTCATGGATTATTTGCGCAAGGTCGGTGGGGCCGGTATTGTCGAGCGCTACAAGAATGAACGAACCAAAGGGATGATGTCTGGGTTAGGCGGGATGCTGAATTGGCATCGCCTGTCACCTGACCAGCGTCGCGATCAGCGAGTGACGGTGCCGCCGTGGTGGGCTCTTCCTGCCAAGAACACATTGGATCGCGTGACGGCAATGTTGCCGAGGCTCATGTACGAACGACTTGATGACATAGGGTTGGATGTCACGATCGTCTATCCGACATTCGGCTTGCTTGCGCCACATCTCGACGACGAAGAGATCCGCCGTGCCGCCTGCCGAGCATTCAACTCGTATCATGCCGATGTGTTTCGTGAGTACAGCGATCGTATCATTCCCGTAGCGGTGATTCCCATGCACACACCGCAAGAAGCGATTGAAGAGCTTGACTACGCAGTCACCACGCTAGGAATGAAAGCGGTGATGTTAGCTGGACACGTTCTCCGTCCGGTACCACATGTCGCACGTACGGCTCCTGAGGTGGCGAAATATGCCTACTGGCTCGATACGTTCTGTCTTGAAAGCGAATATGATTACGATCCAGTCTGGGCAAAGTGCGTAGAGCTGAACGTCGCGCCAACCTTTCATTCGGCCGGAATGGGCTGGGGCCATCGCACATCGATTTCCACATACATGTACAACCACATCGGCCATTTTGCGGAAGCCGGTGAAGCGCTGTGCAAGGCGTTGTTCTTTAGCGGTGTCACAAAACGTTTTCCAACCCTCAAAGTTGCTTTTCTCGAAGGCGGCGTGAGTACCGGCGCACGACTATACGCGGATCTCATCGCGCGCTGGAAAAAGCGTAATCCTGAAGCAATTGAAAACTACAATCCGGCAAATCTTAACATGGAGATGGTTGTAGATCTGTGTCGACGCTACGGTGGTCGCGTGACAGAAGGAAAACTGGAACAACTCAGTACCGCGAGTGGCACGACAATTAACACGAAAGCCGCACCAGGCAATACCAACGACTTTGCCCGTAGTGGTGTCTCCAAAGAAGAGGATATTCGCGACCTGTTCGTGCCGCACTTCTATTTTGGCTGTGAAGCCGATGACCCCATGAATGCCATCGCTTTCAATACCAAGGTGAATCCCTTCGGGCAAAAAATAAAAGCGGTCTTCAGTTCAGACATAGGTCATTGGGATGTGCCAGATATGACCGAAGTCACCGAAGAAGCCTACGAGTTAGTGGAACACGGGGTTATTACCGAAGACGACTTTCGTGATTTTGTCTTTACCAATCCAACAACGCTATGGACGGGAATGAACCCGAACTTTTTCAAAGGGACGGTTGTCGAGCAGTCGGTCAGCCGGCTGGTCACAAATGGTGGGCACTAA
- a CDS encoding tRNA (adenine-N1)-methyltransferase encodes MSDRSLLRSGDTVLFIDTKEREYLRTLKAGNRMSLHGGLLPADQVIGLPEGSLVRNSTNDAFWVFRPTYAHLIPNLPRRAQVIYPKDVGMMLLWGDVFPGASVVEVGAGPGSLAIALLRAIGSTGKLTTIEIREDHCDMARENVTKFFGEAPNWTLLVGDAYVGLDVQDADRLFIDVPEPWRVLPHAAQALRPGGVIVSYSPTMIQVKSFVDELRASPCFTAIEVMENLVRGWHVKGLSVRPDHRMVAHTGFLTIARRTSLEPNSTDPLPPPPDPPDEEEDSAE; translated from the coding sequence ATGTCTGATCGTTCACTGCTCCGCTCTGGAGATACGGTATTGTTTATCGATACCAAAGAGCGCGAGTATCTTCGTACCCTCAAGGCCGGCAACCGCATGTCGTTGCACGGAGGCCTGCTCCCTGCCGACCAAGTCATTGGCCTGCCTGAAGGGAGCCTGGTGCGGAATTCGACCAATGATGCATTTTGGGTGTTTCGCCCGACCTATGCGCACCTGATACCAAATCTGCCGCGTCGTGCTCAGGTCATTTACCCCAAAGATGTTGGCATGATGTTGTTGTGGGGAGATGTATTCCCTGGTGCTTCTGTGGTCGAGGTTGGTGCCGGCCCTGGCTCGTTGGCAATTGCACTCTTGCGAGCCATCGGCTCCACTGGCAAGTTGACAACTATTGAAATCCGTGAAGATCACTGCGACATGGCACGGGAGAACGTCACAAAATTTTTTGGCGAGGCCCCGAACTGGACGCTGCTGGTCGGAGATGCGTACGTTGGCCTCGATGTTCAGGACGCAGATCGCTTATTCATCGATGTCCCCGAGCCCTGGCGCGTGCTCCCGCACGCGGCACAAGCCCTACGGCCAGGTGGGGTCATCGTCAGTTACAGTCCAACTATGATCCAGGTGAAGTCGTTCGTCGATGAATTACGCGCTTCCCCCTGTTTCACCGCAATCGAGGTTATGGAAAACCTGGTGCGTGGCTGGCACGTTAAAGGACTTTCCGTGCGTCCAGATCATCGCATGGTCGCACACACCGGCTTTCTGACTATTGCTCGTCGGACCAGTCTTGAGCCGAATAGTACAGATCCCCTCCCTCCTCCTCCTGATCCACCAGACGAGGAAGAAGATTCAGCGGAGTAA
- the dinB gene encoding DNA polymerase IV, translating into MSQRRIIHLDMDAFYAAIEQRDFPELRGKPLIVGGDRARGVVSTASYEARPYGVHSAMPMAQALKLCPHAIVVPPRREAYLEASRHVFTILRSFTPLVEPLSLDEAFLDVTESESLFGSARTIATRIKEQIYRETQLTGSAGIASTKFIAKIASDMQKPNGLVEVRDEDVLSFLHPLPVTRLWGVGRVTAQSLATLGIRTIGDLARWPRETLVSRYGANGDHLYQLAHGIDPRSVDPNQEMKSIGEEETFSQDLDQDIEVHAALLRYAQTVARRLRSRKLMGRTITVKIKTAERLGEGRFRLYTRSHTLPAPTSDAQEIYHAAVALFAAVPRRGQKVRLAGIYASNIETEPTTQQLSLFAPPTHQNDKRQQLGKLIDQLTTRYGKNAIRLGETPNSSTSRKVDPGAFKREEIFEPLTDGKKGR; encoded by the coding sequence ATGTCTCAACGCCGCATCATTCACCTTGACATGGATGCGTTCTATGCGGCGATCGAACAACGCGATTTCCCTGAACTGCGTGGCAAGCCGCTCATCGTTGGTGGAGATCGCGCGCGGGGCGTCGTCTCCACAGCCTCCTATGAAGCTCGCCCCTATGGCGTACATTCCGCCATGCCCATGGCGCAAGCGCTGAAGCTCTGCCCGCACGCCATCGTCGTTCCGCCACGACGGGAAGCCTACCTGGAAGCTTCCCGACACGTGTTCACCATCCTCCGGTCTTTCACGCCACTCGTTGAACCACTATCCCTGGACGAAGCATTTCTTGATGTAACAGAGAGTGAATCGCTTTTTGGCTCCGCGAGAACGATCGCCACACGTATCAAAGAGCAGATTTATCGTGAAACGCAGCTAACGGGCTCAGCGGGCATTGCGTCGACCAAGTTCATCGCCAAGATCGCCAGCGACATGCAAAAACCCAACGGCCTGGTCGAAGTGCGAGATGAAGACGTCCTGTCTTTTTTGCACCCACTTCCAGTCACCCGGTTGTGGGGAGTTGGGAGAGTCACCGCACAATCATTGGCTACTCTTGGCATCCGCACGATTGGTGACCTGGCTCGGTGGCCGCGAGAGACGTTAGTTTCACGCTATGGCGCAAATGGGGACCACCTCTATCAACTCGCTCATGGTATTGACCCACGCTCCGTCGATCCAAATCAAGAGATGAAATCTATCGGCGAAGAAGAAACGTTCTCCCAGGATCTCGACCAGGACATCGAAGTTCATGCGGCTTTGCTTCGCTACGCGCAAACTGTTGCTCGCCGGCTACGGTCGCGCAAACTGATGGGACGCACGATCACAGTGAAGATAAAAACAGCAGAGCGGTTGGGAGAGGGACGCTTTCGTTTATACACCCGGAGTCACACCCTCCCCGCTCCAACGAGTGACGCGCAAGAAATTTATCACGCTGCAGTTGCCCTCTTTGCTGCGGTTCCCCGTCGCGGACAAAAAGTTCGACTCGCCGGCATTTATGCCAGTAACATCGAAACTGAACCAACCACCCAGCAGCTTTCGTTGTTTGCTCCACCGACGCACCAAAATGACAAACGCCAACAGCTCGGGAAACTCATTGACCAACTCACCACCCGCTACGGCAAGAATGCGATCCGCTTAGGTGAGACCCCAAACAGTAGTACGTCACGCAAAGTCGATCCAGGGGCCTTTAAGAGGGAAGAGATTTTCGAGCCGTTGACGGACGGGAAGAAAGGGCGGTAA
- a CDS encoding NAD-dependent deacylase has translation MATTSQDDTIRAAARLLLSSKYVMALTGAGISVESGIPPFRGPGGLWTKYGEPPMNGYEIFLRDPKKAWEERLSPKGPTKEIWSALSTADPNPGHHAFVELEQMGILRSMITQNVDNLHKRAGSTNLIEIHGNFSLIRCIQCNNRYPAAEVPLKGLPPHCPQCDGILKADTVSFGEPIPRDALDACFREAEQCDCFIVAGTSATVYPAASFPLAVRERGGTLIEVNLYESEMTPLCTLSLRGGSAEVMPKLVAAVKELRQ, from the coding sequence ATGGCAACAACATCTCAAGACGATACTATCCGTGCAGCCGCCCGGTTATTGTTGTCTTCAAAATACGTCATGGCCCTCACCGGCGCAGGGATCTCCGTAGAAAGTGGCATTCCACCGTTTCGCGGACCAGGTGGACTGTGGACGAAATACGGCGAACCACCGATGAATGGCTATGAAATTTTCCTGCGCGACCCCAAGAAAGCGTGGGAAGAACGCTTATCACCGAAAGGTCCCACCAAAGAAATTTGGTCCGCACTCAGCACCGCAGACCCGAATCCCGGTCATCATGCTTTTGTCGAACTCGAACAGATGGGGATTTTACGGAGCATGATCACACAGAATGTTGACAACCTCCACAAACGCGCCGGGAGTACGAATCTCATCGAAATTCACGGCAATTTCTCATTGATTCGCTGTATCCAATGTAATAATCGCTACCCCGCAGCAGAAGTGCCCTTAAAGGGACTGCCACCGCATTGCCCGCAGTGTGACGGAATTCTCAAAGCTGACACAGTATCGTTTGGTGAGCCTATTCCACGCGATGCACTCGATGCGTGTTTTCGCGAAGCCGAGCAATGTGACTGCTTTATCGTGGCGGGAACTTCCGCTACGGTGTACCCGGCAGCATCGTTTCCGCTGGCAGTACGTGAACGTGGGGGTACGCTCATAGAAGTTAATCTCTACGAAAGTGAAATGACCCCGCTGTGCACCTTGAGTTTACGTGGTGGGTCCGCTGAGGTGATGCCGAAATTGGTAGCTGCGGTGAAAGAGTTACGTCAATGA